Proteins co-encoded in one Rhopalosiphum maidis isolate BTI-1 chromosome 2, ASM367621v3, whole genome shotgun sequence genomic window:
- the LOC113554908 gene encoding conserved oligomeric Golgi complex subunit 4 gives MMSSNEDYITLDEINNALELLEKDEIASRKRLETFTNQWPTVIKEVDSVTKKFSSLTAVKENLSQIQTRIHDSSKLAEDISSKVRQLDKIRGRVSECQKRVQDLLDLQLCSEGVQIAMKNDELEQAAGHIHRYLSIDQTKLQRTADDMAQDCSMITSALKHLQEASELLQDTVSKRFEHASLVQDTNSIERYFKIFPLLGMHEVGLEKFVDYLGRLLKVSADKNLKNVIDTPLSSNRASVIFADGLTFIFEEVAKTIEVHQPLIETHYGPEYVLKFLSHLQVHCDTFGDILLRTFLKTRKIKELLKTMWDESDANTVARPDSKDIDLLVEEIVMILARYDLYAQFVCKRTVNADGVEPKTRTAKMMLDNSRLCCCIQEMMGKYLELERYYMEESIRKAVLMDTIEGDGGDAALTSSMVDDVFFIVRKCVMRSLRSGSLDVLCAVINNAVNALETDLCAVFAQVLSAGYPGSGYFNRFTPDLDKVRRTFLAALNSTEVAVEYSKSLSQTFRDEVPARLRGCHAEKLDSCLQDFGRVNASLVAANRTGFRQLQSSLVEPKTLAWMEPFYEQNFTLDEPEFAQTVADNPFVVALVRNIDGTLAEFRARLTPNNYDMLVVAVAAETAAQLERAVMKTEFNRLGGMALDKVVRTLINYFGGASAWPVREKFARLVQVTTVLNLERASDLNEFSNPDSGMRFSWKLTPDCIRQILKLRADFREDDIRKVQL, from the coding sequence ATGATGTCAAGTAACGAAGACTATATTACATTGGATGAAATAAACAATGCACTGGAGTTACTGGAGAAAGATGAAATTGCTTCAAGAAAACGTTTGGAAACATTTACCAATCAATGGCCCACTGTTATTAAGGAGGTTGACtcagttacaaaaaaatttagttcCTTAACAGCAGTTAAAGAAAACTTATCTCAAATTCAAACTAGAATTCACGATTCTTCTAAACTAGCCGAGGACATATCGTCCAAAGTCCGACAGTTGGACAAAATACGTGGACGTGTATCAGAATGCCAAAAACGAGTTCAAGACTTATTAGATCTACAGTTATGTAGTGAAGGTGTTCAGATTGCGATGAAAAACGATGAATTAGAACAAGCCGCCGGACATATACATCGCTATCTGTCAATCGACCAAACGAAATTACAACGCACAGCAGACGACATGGCTCAAGACTGTTCAATGATCACCAGTGCTCTTAAACACTTGCAAGAAGCTTCAGAGCTCCTCCAGGACACAGTATCTAAAAGGTTCGAGCATGCGTCCTTAGTCCAAGACACGAATTCTATAGAAaggtactttaaaatattcccATTACTTGGAATGCACGAAGTGGGTTTGGAAAAGTTTGTCGATTACTTGGGGCGGTTATTAAAAGTGTCGGCggacaaaaatttaaaaaacgtcATAGATACGCCATTGTCGAGCAACCGTGCTAGTGTTATTTTCGCGGACGGGCTGACGTTTATTTTCGAGGAAGTAGCCAAAACGATCGAGGTCCATCAGCCGTTAATCGAGACCCACTACGGTCCCGAGTACGTGTTGAAGTTCTTATCCCATTTGCAAGTGCACTGCGACACGTTCGGTGACATCCTGCTGCGGACGTTTCTCAAGACGCGCAAAATCAAAGAACTACTGAAGACCATGTGGGACGAATCGGACGCGAACACCGTGGCGAGGCCGGACTCCAAGGACATCGATCTGCTAGTGGAGGAGATCGTGATGATTCTGGCGCGGTACGATCTGTACGCGCAGTTCGTGTGCAAGCGAACGGTGAACGCGGACGGCGTGGAACCGAAAACGCGGACCGCCAAAATGATGTTGGACAACAGCCGGCTGTGCTGTTGCATACAGGAGATGATGGGCAAATACCTGGAGCTGGAGAGGTACTACATGGAGGAGAGCATCAGAAAAGCTGTGTTGATGGACACGATCGAGGGCGACGGCGGGGACGCTGCGCTCACGTCGAGCATGGTGGACGACGTGTTCTTCATCGTGCGCAAGTGCGTGATGCGCTCGCTGCGGTCTGGCAGCCTGGACGTGCTGTGCGCCGTCATCAACAACGCGGTCAACGCCCTGGAAACGGACCTGTGCGCGGTGTTCGCGCAGGTGCTGAGCGCCGGTTATCCGGGTTCCGGTTACTTCAACCGGTTCACGCCCGACCTGGACAAGGTGCGGCGGACGTTCCTGGCGGCGCTGAACAGCACCGAGGTGGCGGTCGAGTACTCCAAGTCGCTGTCGCAAACGTTCCGGGACGAGGTGCCGGCCAGGCTGCGCGGATGTCACGCGGAGAAGCTGGACAGTTGCCTGCAGGACTTTGGCCGGGTTAACGCGTCCCTGGTGGCCGCCAACCGGACCGGGTTCAGGCAGCTGCAGAGTTCGCTGGTCGAGCCCAAAACGCTGGCGTGGATGGAACCGTTCTACGAGCAGAACTTCACGCTCGACGAACCGGAATTCGCGCAGACGGTGGCCGACAACCCGTTCGTGGTGGCGCTGGTGCGGAACATCGACGGCACGCTGGCCGAGTTCCGCGCCCGGCTGACGCCCAACAACTACGACATGCTGGTGGTGGCCGTGGCCGCGGAGACGGCCGCGCAGCTGGAGCGGGCCGTGATGAAGACCGAATTCAACCGGCTGGGCGGCATGGCACTGGATAAGGTGGTCCGGACGCTCATCAACTACTTCGGCGGGGCCAGCGCGTGGCCGGTCCGCGAGAAATTCGCCCGTCTGGTGCAGGTCACCACCGTGCTCAACTTGGAACGGGCATCAGATCTAAACGAGTTCTCCAACCCGGACAGCGGCATGCGGTTCTCGTGGAAGCTGACGCCCGATTGCATACGTCAGATACTCAAGCTCCGAGCGGACTTCCGGGAAGACGACATACGGAAAGTCCAACTGTAA
- the LOC113554909 gene encoding uncharacterized protein LOC113554909 — translation MQRGPAQLSSVSDLYVSDEISVLLEEIHDLEPKGNIAPIDDEQEFEINGSQTGGSWLEVTNSMAGTPGSWDSHANYKHQEASRARYNGVVLHYDKRPMKTPSGVIRVLLLVTCVLCMFCLCFAGTSRLALFMLPMLNRIRFILFVTLFNFLVTGAILFLDVTHTVYLFPFNWGKLNVLFYVMMTILCLTSSSLVLHQVYSFHEFYTWVPRATRHQLLAAAVLGYLCALETLLLALLSRCDGLGGLHYRQVKDDNMTSPPNTLALRQRVPPPPTVVYSPSPSPSFCLRSINPKS, via the exons ATGCAGCGGGGCCCAGCCCAATTGAGTTCCGTGTCAGACCTGTACGTTAGCGACGAAATATCGGTGCTGCTTGAAGAGATCCACGACTTGGAACCGAAGGGCAACATCGCTCCCATCGACGACGAACAGGAGTTCGAGATCAACGGCAGTCAGACGGGCGGCTCTTGGTTGGAAGTCACCAACAGTATGGCGGGCACACCGGGATCGTGGGATTCGCACGCAAACTATAAACATCAGGAGGCGTCTAGGGCCAGATATAACGGAGTGGTGTTGCATTATGACAAAAGGCCAATGAAGACGCCGTCGGGCGTCATCCGAGTTCTACTGCTG GTCACCTGTGTCTTGTGCATGTTTTGCCTGTGCTTTGCCGGCACTTCCCGGTTAGCATTGTTCATGTTGCCCATGCTTAATCGGATACGGTTCATACTGTTTGTCACATTATTCAACTTTCTAGTCACTGGAGCTATACTATTTTTGGACGTCACGCACACCGTGTACCTATTTCCGTTCAATTGGGGAAAATTG AATGTACTATTCTATGTCATGATGACCATATTGTGTCTCACGAGCTCCTCGCTGGTCCTTCATCAAGTATATTCATTTCACGAGTTTTACACATGGGTACCGCGTGCTACGCGTCATCAATTGCTCGCTGCTGca GTTTTAGGTTATTTATGTGCACTGGAAACGTTGTTGCTGGCCTTGCTGAGTCGCTGTGATGGTTTGGGCGGTCTACATTACCGCCAAGTCAAAGATGATAATATGACAAGTCCACCCAATACACTGGCTCTGCGTCAAAGAGTTCCACCACCACCCACAGTTGTATATTCACCATCGCCGTCTCCTTCATTTTGTTTACGATCCATCAATCCCAAATCATAA
- the LOC113552869 gene encoding unconventional prefoldin RPB5 interactor-like protein, translating to MTSPSSEQQLHAVPLVQKFNAEALELNSSLEQKWKNFKKEYEELHTCLEEFPKQLSVPILMPLGPKVFVRAQLCNTNEVFIRYNEVFTKQSAYDARAACKRQINRCDDMLENLRKEKELFVDNICARQEVVDVPEKLVEINEPYDEAEEAAWNEIHKQKVKEYKKRLAEEKQQQELEQRQKILDEFKSVGFDDKLSGLNRPTLFIASKVHYTLMNGEDSGSENCDEDDDDDYDDEEEDDDDDDDDDDEDEDEDEDEDSKIEIVFTNDIPETTRTLKKNNKKQVSFNNDVQIKEFVPRPGEHFIRRREETTTESKSPNLIVTEIDDIVERVSDTCLDNETDDQEENTRPVSRFKSNRRNR from the exons ATGACGTCGCCGTCATCCGAACAGCAGCTGCACGCCGTCCCCCTGGTGCAGAAATTCAACGCGGAG gcATTAGAATTAAATTCTTCATTAGAgcaaaaatggaaaaatttcaaaaaggaATATGAAGAATTACATACATGCTTGGAAGAATTTCCCAAACAATTGTCTGTTCCAATATTGATGCCACTTGGACCAAAAGTGTTTGTACGTGCACAACTATGTAACACTAATGAAGTATTTATTAGATACAATGAAGTTTTTACTAAACAGAGTGCTTATGATGCTAGAGCTGCCTGCAAAAGGCAAATCAATa ggTGTGATGAtatgcttgaaaatttaagaaaagaaaaagaacTATTCGTAGATAATATTTGTGCTAGACAGGAAGTTGTTGATGTTCCAGAAAAATTAGTAGAAATAAATGAACCTTATGATGAAGCAGAAGAGGCAGCTTGGAATG AAATCCATAAACAGAaggtaaaagaatataaaaaacgtTTAGCTGAAGAAAAACAGCAACAGGAATTAGAGcaacgtcaaaaaatattagatgaaTTCAAATCGGTAGGGTTTGATGACAAACTCAGTGGATTGAATAGaccaacattgtttattgcatctaaagtacattatacacttatgaatgg GGAAGACAGTGGTAGTGAAAATTGTGACGAGGATGACGATGATGACTATGATGATGAAGAAGAAgatgatgacgatgatgatgatgatgatgatgaagaTGAAGATGAAGATGAAGATGAAGATAGTAAAATAGAAATTGTTTTCACCAATGATATACCTGAAACTACTagaaccttaaaaaaaaataataaaaaacaagtatcatttaataacgatgtTCAAATTAAAGAATTTGTACCAAGGCCTGGTGAACATTTCATTCGTCGAAGAGAAGAAACCACAACTGAATCTAAAAGTCCAAAc TTAATTGTTACGGAAATAGATGACATTGTGGAAAGAGTTTCTGACACATGTCTGGATAATGAAACTGATGATCAAGAAGAAAATACAAGACCCGTTAGTAGATTTAAATCCAACCGAAGAAATAGGTag